A stretch of the Hyperolius riggenbachi isolate aHypRig1 chromosome 11, aHypRig1.pri, whole genome shotgun sequence genome encodes the following:
- the BBS1 gene encoding Bardet-Biedl syndrome 1 protein isoform X2 codes for MSSSSDSSREGESSKWLDAHYDPVAGLHTFSSCIALADLHGDGEYKMVVGDMGSGPYTMKLKVFKGTSLLSENTLLDMPTSVAAFLMDQNEPRTPAVAVASGPFIYVYKNLRPYFKFTLPALEINPLEKEVWDQAKEDKIDPLTLKEMLEGIRDKAEIPLSVRSLQFLMLDPQDMEAFVNTYKQLPLKRQTVITCMATLRKNMADEDAVCCLVIGTESGEIFILDPEAFTILTRVSLPSIPTLLDVTGQFDIEYRITVACRNGNAYILRRDSKRPKYSIDLSAQVVGLVRVQKNIIIGTSQETLHGYSQKGKRLWTLTLPAPIVTMSLLEQKTRSIQAVLVALKNLEVHLYRDKNLLSVISTPDIVTSLCFGRYGREDDTLIMTTKGGGLVIKILKRTAQFEDKDTSPGPPSGQSIKLNVPKKTKLYVDQTLRERENAVAMHRVFQMDLYRLRLSAARAYVKVLDASLAPVSSSAQEPLTLNAVVQGIGPRFKLILNLQNTSQNRPSMQLLISFMYDERLYQIKPPFFKVPLLVPGLNYPIETFVECLSDKGISDIIKVFVLKEGKSTPLLTAHINMPVSEGLAAA; via the exons ATGTCATCCTCATCTGACAGCAGCCGGGAGGG tGAATCCTCAAAATGGTTGGATGCCCATTATGATCCTGTTGCAGGCCTGCATACATTCTCATCCTGCATTG CTCTTGCTGACTTACATGGAGATGGGGAATACAAG ATGGTGGTGGGCGACATGGGCAGTGGTCCCTATACCATGAAGCTGAAAGTGTTTAAGGGCACAAGTCTGTTGTCCGAGAATACCTTGCTTGACATGCCAACTAGCGTTGCTGCATTTCTAATGGATCAGAATGAGCCACGGACGCCAGCTGTGGCTGTTGCCTCAGGGCCATTCATATATGTCTACAAAAATCTGAGACCCTACTTCAAGTTCACTCTGCCAGCCTTGGAGATCAACCCTCTGGAGAAGGAAGTCTGGGATCAAGCTAAAGAG GACAAAATAGATCCACTAACATTAAAAGAGATGCTGGAGGGAATCAG GGATAAAGCAGAGATTCCTCTGTCAGTGAGATCACTCCA gttcctgatgctggacccacaggACATGGAGGCCTTTGTGAACACCTATAAACAGCTACCTCTCAAACGGCAG ACTGTGATCACCTGTATGGCAACCCTGAGGAAGAACATGGCAGATGAAGATGCTGTGTGCTGCCTCGTGATTGGTACAGAGAGTGGAGAAATATTTATACTGGATCCAGAAGCATTTACTATTCTGACTCGG GTCAGTCTGCCCAGCATCCCCACACTTCTGGATGTGACCGGACAGTTTGACATTGAATACCGCATCACTGTAGCTTGTCGCAATGGCAACGCCTACATCCTTCGCAG AGATTCCAAACGCCCTAAGTACAGCATCGATCTGAGTGCACAAGTGGTAGGATTGGTCCGTGTCCAGAAGAACATCATCATTGGAACGTCCCAGGAGACCCTGCATGGCTACTCACAAAAG GGGAAGAGACTGTGGACATTAACTCTGCCCGCGCCAATCGTGACGATGTCTTTGCTGGAGCAGAAGACCCGCAGCATCCAGGCCGTGCTGGTGGCTTTGAAGAATCTGGAAGTTCATCTGTACAGAGATAAGAACCTCCTGAGTGTTATATCCACCCCT GACATTGTGACCAGTTTGTGCTTTGGAAGATATGGGAGAGAAGATGACACCTTGATCATGACTACAAAAG GAGGAGGTCTCGTTATTAAAATTTTAAAGAGAACAGCTCAGTTTGAGGACAAGGACACCTCTCCGGGGCCCCCTTCTGGACAGAGCATCAAACTGAATGTTCCCAAGAAAACCAAACTGTATGTGGACCAGACACTACGAGAGAGGGAGAATGCGGTGG CCATGCACCGCGTATTCCAGATGGATCTGTACCGCCTGCGCCTCTCCGCCGCCCGCGCCTACGTCAAGGTGTTGGACGCCAGTCTTGCTCCAGTGTCTTCCTCTGCACAAGAGCCGCTCACTCTAAACGCCGTT GTTCAGGGAATCGGCCCTCGGTTCAAACTGATCCTAAACTTGCAGAACACATCGCAGAACCGTCCATCCATGCAGCTTCTCATTAGCTTTATGTATGACGAACGTCTCTACCAGATCAAGCCACCCTTCTTCAAG GTTCCTCTGCTGGTTCCGGGTTTGAACTATCCAATCGAGACGTTTGTTGAGTGTCTCAGTGACAAAGGCATCTCTGACATCATCAAG GTGTTTGTTCTAAAAGAAGGGAAAAGCACGCCACTGCTGACCGCACACATCAACATGCCGGTCAGCGAAGGCTTGGCAGCTGCCTGA
- the BBS1 gene encoding Bardet-Biedl syndrome 1 protein isoform X1: MSSSSDSSREGESSKWLDAHYDPVAGLHTFSSCIALADLHGDGEYKMVVGDMGSGPYTMKLKVFKGTSLLSENTLLDMPTSVAAFLMDQNEPRTPAVAVASGPFIYVYKNLRPYFKFTLPALEINPLEKEVWDQAKEDKIDPLTLKEMLEGIRDKAEIPLSVRSLQFLMLDPQDMEAFVNTYKQLPLKRQTVITCMATLRKNMADEDAVCCLVIGTESGEIFILDPEAFTILTRVSLPSIPTLLDVTGQFDIEYRITVACRNGNAYILRRDSKRPKYSIDLSAQVVGLVRVQKNIIIGTSQETLHGYSQKGKRLWTLTLPAPIVTMSLLEQKTRSIQAVLVALKNLEVHLYRDKNLLSVISTPDIVTSLCFGRYGREDDTLIMTTKGGGLVIKILKRTAQFEDKDTSPGPPSGQSIKLNVPKKTKLYVDQTLRERENAVAMHRVFQMDLYRLRLSAARAYVKVLDASLAPVSSSAQEPLTLNAVVQGIGPRFKLILNLQNTSQNRPSMQLLISFMYDERLYQIKPPFFKENRKRNRNRKRNRNRNRKTDLQCAGSQKLLKLIPFEGATFFLKGSSAGSGFELSNRDVC; the protein is encoded by the exons ATGTCATCCTCATCTGACAGCAGCCGGGAGGG tGAATCCTCAAAATGGTTGGATGCCCATTATGATCCTGTTGCAGGCCTGCATACATTCTCATCCTGCATTG CTCTTGCTGACTTACATGGAGATGGGGAATACAAG ATGGTGGTGGGCGACATGGGCAGTGGTCCCTATACCATGAAGCTGAAAGTGTTTAAGGGCACAAGTCTGTTGTCCGAGAATACCTTGCTTGACATGCCAACTAGCGTTGCTGCATTTCTAATGGATCAGAATGAGCCACGGACGCCAGCTGTGGCTGTTGCCTCAGGGCCATTCATATATGTCTACAAAAATCTGAGACCCTACTTCAAGTTCACTCTGCCAGCCTTGGAGATCAACCCTCTGGAGAAGGAAGTCTGGGATCAAGCTAAAGAG GACAAAATAGATCCACTAACATTAAAAGAGATGCTGGAGGGAATCAG GGATAAAGCAGAGATTCCTCTGTCAGTGAGATCACTCCA gttcctgatgctggacccacaggACATGGAGGCCTTTGTGAACACCTATAAACAGCTACCTCTCAAACGGCAG ACTGTGATCACCTGTATGGCAACCCTGAGGAAGAACATGGCAGATGAAGATGCTGTGTGCTGCCTCGTGATTGGTACAGAGAGTGGAGAAATATTTATACTGGATCCAGAAGCATTTACTATTCTGACTCGG GTCAGTCTGCCCAGCATCCCCACACTTCTGGATGTGACCGGACAGTTTGACATTGAATACCGCATCACTGTAGCTTGTCGCAATGGCAACGCCTACATCCTTCGCAG AGATTCCAAACGCCCTAAGTACAGCATCGATCTGAGTGCACAAGTGGTAGGATTGGTCCGTGTCCAGAAGAACATCATCATTGGAACGTCCCAGGAGACCCTGCATGGCTACTCACAAAAG GGGAAGAGACTGTGGACATTAACTCTGCCCGCGCCAATCGTGACGATGTCTTTGCTGGAGCAGAAGACCCGCAGCATCCAGGCCGTGCTGGTGGCTTTGAAGAATCTGGAAGTTCATCTGTACAGAGATAAGAACCTCCTGAGTGTTATATCCACCCCT GACATTGTGACCAGTTTGTGCTTTGGAAGATATGGGAGAGAAGATGACACCTTGATCATGACTACAAAAG GAGGAGGTCTCGTTATTAAAATTTTAAAGAGAACAGCTCAGTTTGAGGACAAGGACACCTCTCCGGGGCCCCCTTCTGGACAGAGCATCAAACTGAATGTTCCCAAGAAAACCAAACTGTATGTGGACCAGACACTACGAGAGAGGGAGAATGCGGTGG CCATGCACCGCGTATTCCAGATGGATCTGTACCGCCTGCGCCTCTCCGCCGCCCGCGCCTACGTCAAGGTGTTGGACGCCAGTCTTGCTCCAGTGTCTTCCTCTGCACAAGAGCCGCTCACTCTAAACGCCGTT GTTCAGGGAATCGGCCCTCGGTTCAAACTGATCCTAAACTTGCAGAACACATCGCAGAACCGTCCATCCATGCAGCTTCTCATTAGCTTTATGTATGACGAACGTCTCTACCAGATCAAGCCACCCTTCTTCAAG gaaaatcggaaacggaatcggaatcggaaacggaatcggaatcggaatcggaaaacggatttgcagtgtgcagggagccaaaaacTTCTGAAACTGATCCCGTTTGAAGGAGCAACATTTTTCTTAAAGG GTTCCTCTGCTGGTTCCGGGTTTGAACTATCCAATCGAGACGTTTGTTGA